The Euphorbia lathyris chromosome 8, ddEupLath1.1, whole genome shotgun sequence genome has a window encoding:
- the LOC136203180 gene encoding GATA transcription factor 12: MEAPEFYNQSATFCSQFSNDKPLSQDSKPSTDHFIVEDLLDFSNDNDDDALINDVAFDSLTTDSSTATTALDSCNSSSFSGCEPTFNADIHFSGDLCVPYDDLAELEWLSNFVEESFSSDDLQKLHLISGIKARPDDSSQTQPDCNDNTIHNNKNNNPIFHPDMSVPAKARSKRSRAAPCNWASRLLLLSPSTSSSDQEIVPAPPQHPITGKKTVKVAGPKRREGNEGRSGNGEGRKCLHCATDKTPQWRTGPMGPKTLCNACGVRYKSGRLVPEYRPAASPTFVLTKHSNSHRKVMELRRQKEMVRTHQQQYIHHHQNMVFDVTNGDDYLIHQHVGPDFRQLI; the protein is encoded by the exons atggaAGCACCCGAATTCTACAATCAATCCGCAACGTTTTGTTCCCAATTCTCCAACGATAAGCCACTTTCTCAAGATTCTAAGCCTAGCACCGATCATTTCATCGTTGAGGACCTCTTGGATTTCTCTAACGACAACGACGATGATGCTCTTATTAACGACGTCGCTTTTGATTCCCTCACTACTGATTCCTCCACCGCTACTACTGCTCTTGATAGCTGcaattcttcttccttctccggATGTGAACCTACCTTTAATGCCGATATCCATTTCTCCGGCGACCTTTGCGTCCCG TACGATGATTTAGCTGAGCTCGAATGGCTATCCAATTTCGTTGAGGAATCCTTCTCTAGCGATGATTTACAAAAGCTGCACCTCATATCTGGAATCAAAGCCCGACCCGATGATTCTTCTCAGACCCAACCCGACTGCAACGATAACACTATTCACAACAATAAGAATAACAACCCCATTTTCCACCCCGATATGTCCGTACCCGCTAAGGCCAGGAGCAAACGCTCCCGGGCTGCCCCTTGCAATTGGGCCTCccgtctcctcctcctctcccCCTCTACCTCATCATCGGACCAGGAAATTGTCCCCGCCCCGCCTCAGCATCCAATTACGGGGAAAAAGACAGTAAAAGTTGCTGGACCGAAGAGAAGAGAAGGAAATGAGGGGAGGTCAGGGAATGGTGAAGGTCGGAAATGCCTGCATTGCGCCACCGACAAAACGCCGCAATGGCGAACCGGACCGATGGGTCCAAAGACACTGTGTAACGCTTGCGGTGTGAGATACAAGTCAGGCAGGCTGGTGCCGGAATATCGTCCGGCAGCAAGTCCGACGTTTGTGCTGACGAAGCACTCAAATTCGCACCGGAAAGTTATGGAACTCCGGCGGCAGAAAGAAATGGTAAGGACACACCAGCAGCAATATATCCATCACCATCAGAATATGGTGTTTGATGTAACCAACGGTGATGATTACTTGATTCATCAACACGTGGGACCCGATTTCAGGCAGCTGATATAG